The Amycolatopsis japonica nucleotide sequence CAGCATGGGTTGGTCGGCCGCGGCGGCCCAGAACTCTGGGCCGCAACTAGCGACCACAAGCCGTCGCGGTAACCATGTGTAGTCTGCATGGTACTTCCGAGTGAACCTAACTTGCGAAGAGCGATCTCTTCCCGGTTCCCACCTACCGTAGCTGTCGGGATACTCGCTGTGGTAGCGGTAAGGGGGCCGCTGCTTTGAGGGTTGCGGGGGAGGGAATGGCTGAGCAGGGCAAGTCTGGCTTTTCAATGCCGCTACGCGTGCGTGAGTTCCGCTCGCTGTGGATAGCCGAGTTGGTGTCGATCGTCGGCGACCAGGTCGCTCGCGTGGCGCTGTCGCTGATGGTGTTCGCCCAGACCTCTTCCGCGGTTTTGACCGCTTTGACGTACGGCCTGACCTTTGTGCCTTCAGTCGCGGGCGGGTTTCTCCTCTCCGGTCTGGCCGACCGCTTTCCCCGTCGGACAGTGATCGTTGTCGCCGATATCGTGCGCGCGGTTTTGGCTTCGCTGATGGCGATTCCGACCATGTCGCTGCCCGCGTTGTGGGTATGCGTGGGTTTGCTGAGTGTCGTGGCAGGCCCATTCAAGGCAGCTCACATGTCGCTGATACCGCAGATCCTCGCGCGCGATGACGAGTACGCGGCGGGCGTGGCTCTTCGGCAGTTCACTACCCAGGCTGCTCAGCTCGCTGGTTTCGCAGGTGGCGGGTTGCTGTTGGTCGTCGTTGAGCCACACGTTGGCATGCTTCTGAACTCGGCGACGTTCCTGTGCAGCGCAGTCCTGGTCCTCGCAGGAGTTCGTGCGCGGCCGGCCGCTCGGGGGCAATCGGCGGCCGGTGAACATCGTTCGGGCGACCTTGGTCACCGTGGCGAACTCGCCGTCCTTTTCGGGCTGGCATGCCTCCTTGGCCTGTACATCGTGCCGGAGGGGCTGGCCGTTCCGTACGCGAGCGAGCTGGGTATCGCCGCTTGGGGTGTGGGTCTTCTCCTGGCGGCCGATCCTGCCGGAAGTGCGATCGGTGCCTGGCTCACGACTCGCATACGGATTCCGACTTCACCGTTCGCCGCTATCGTGCTCGCGGCTGTGGCCGGCCTCGCCCTCGTGGTCTGCGGCCTCGGGCCTGGGCTTCCAGTATCCGTAGCACTCTGGGCACTCTCGGGGGCACTCTCCACTGCCTACCTCATCCAGACGCAGACGATGGTCGTCGGGGTGGTTCCGGATCGGCACCTCGGTCGGGTGATGGGCCGGATGGCCACCTGTATGTACTGCTCGCAGGGCATCGCCGTGGTTCTTGCGGGGCTCGCTGCGGAGTCGATTGGCTCCTTCCGCGCAGTCGCGGGTGCGGGGCTGATCGCCGCTGTTCTGGCGTTGGCACTCCTCGGTATGTGGAACTGGACCGGCTCCCGGCGAAGGCGCGGGAACCGGTCCGAACGTGTTGCGGATTCACCTCACCATTCCTTTCCGGCCACGACGAGCACCTCCTCCCAGGAAACGGACTGCGCGGACGGATCGCCGACGGAGGCGGGAGCAACGCCAACCGCGGTTGGACCGTCCGGGGACGCAAGCGCAGCCAGTATGAAGGGTGAGGATCACAGGACGAGCGGTCGGGCGCGCAGTGTAGTCAGGCGCAACCGAAGAGCGACGAAGGCAAGACTCTTCGCCTTGCGGCCTCGCGTGGTCGCCTTCGTCGTTGGCGTTGTGACAGCTGCGGTCGTCACGACGGTCGTGGTGGCCGTCAACAGCTCGGTTACCTTGACGGGCTGGATCGAATTCGGAGTACTGCTCGCTGCAGGGCTGGTCGTCGCGGAAGCGACGCGATACATCGAACGCATTCGCAGGCAGCTTTCGGATACGCCGCATGTCAACATGAGCTCGGTTTCGATCCTGGCCGTGACGATGTTGGCCGGCCCGGCTCTCGGCGCAGCCGCGGTCGTCCTCCTGTACCTGCACTTGTGGTGGAGAACGTGGCGCTGGACCTCCGGCGTCCCGATCTATCGGGCGGTATTCAACGCCAGTGTGATGATCTTGTCGGTATATGCGGCGTGGATCGTCGTCCACGCGGTTCCGCACGGTCAGATCCTGGATATCGTCCGACCGCAGGACCTGATCGGGCCGGCGCTGGTCATCGCGACATTCTGGACGATGAACTCAGTGCTTGTCGGCGCGGTGATCGCACTGGAGGACGGCGAACGGTCGTGGGCACGTCTGCTCGGCAGTTGGAGCGACAACGCCTTGGAGATCGTCACGCTGTGCATCGGTGTCCTGACCGCCGCCTTGATGATCTGGCGGCCGTGGCTGATCGCGTTCGTGCTGCCGACCGTCTACGTGCTGCACCGCAGCGTCCTCGTCAAGCACCTCGAGCAAGCAGCGACCACGGACCGGAAGACTGGCCTCCTCAACGCGACCAGCTGGCGAAGCCTCTCTGAACGTGCGTTCGGCAAGGCCCAGCGGTACCGGACATCGGTTGCGGTGCTGATGCTCGATCTCGACAGTTTCAAGCGCATCAACGACACCCATGGTCACCTTGTCGGCGACCGGGTGCTTCAAGCCGTCGCTGACACCGTCCGGCGTCAGGTCCGCGCATACGACCTGACCGGACGCTTCGGCGGCGAAGAGTTCGTCATTCTCCTGCCGGACGCGGCGGTTGACGACGCCGTCAACGTCGCCGAGCGGATCTGCGCGGCCGTTCGAGCGCTCAGCTTCGGCGAAGAGGGCGAGCGGCTAGCCGAACTTCGAGTCAGTGTGTCGATCGGCGTCGCACAGTATCCCGGCGTTGGACAGGACCTCGAAGAGTTACTTCTCGCCGCGGACAACGCGATGTTCGCGGCCAAGCAGGCGGGGCGCGACCGTGTCTGTGTGGTCAAGGGTGCACCGCCATCATCGCGGGTTCCGCAGGCTGACCATCGCTGACGTCAGTCGACCCGGACGGCGGCGTGGTCGTCCTGATCCTCGTACTCCTGAGCCCATTCGACGAGTGGACGAACTGCTCGAAGGAGGGCTCGGCCCTTAGAAGTCAGCTCGTAAACGGAGACACCCGAGCGCCGCGGATCCGAGAGTTTGTTGATCAAGCAGTGTGCTTGCGCTCTCTTCAGGGTGTCCGTGAAGACTCGATCTGACAGCGGGGCCCGTCCGCCTCCGCCCGGACGATGCTCGGCCGTGTTGACCGCCGTCAGCAGTTCCTTGTACGGCAGCTCTCCGAGCGCGAGCGCGGCGAGGACGGAGATCGTCCACTGCCCGCGGAGAATCGAGACGGCATCATTCACTCTTTGCTGATACGAGATGTTCTCCCCACCCATACCTTCAGCTAACACGACTCGGCGGCTCCGCATGTGGGAAACGTCGAGTCGGTCGGTCACCTGCACCAAACGGGTGAAAGGTGGCCTACTGAGCCCACACTCACCCGAGTACTTACCTTGCGCTCAGTCGGCCCCGTGGGTGTACGTGTTGATCTCAACCAGGAAAGGACTCCCTGGTGACGCAAGAGGAGCGCGGTCGGTCAACTGGGTGTGGCAAGCCAGCGGAGGAACGCATTTCGGGCCCGCCCATTCAGTTGGCCGCCGTTCAACAGTTTCGATCCAGAGAGTCATCGTCGCTCCAGCGAGACTAAGGCAGGTGCCGTTAACCCCGGCATGAGCGATGAGAGGAGGCGAGAGCAATGGCGGCCGACAACTCGTGGGACGACACGGTGCTAGTACGAACTGATCACCGAATTTGCTTTCCGGCTCGGTCGGGAGGATCTCGTGGGTTCGATCATGGTGGTCGCCGTCGGTACGGGAAGTTTCGTCGCGGGTCCCGCAATGCTCGCGGCCGCGAAGCGCACCACGGGCACGGCTCTGATGGCCGGGCTCTGGACACAGGTCGCGTCCGCGGTCGCGATGTCGGCCGCGACGGTGGCGGCGAGCTGGATCGGCTGGCTTCGGCTGGGCGCGACGCCGAGCTGGCTGGTGTGGTGCTGGGTCTGCGCGCTGGGAGTTGGTCTCGCGCTCACGGATCTCCGCTGCCGACGGCTTCCTTTCCCGATGGTGATGGCGCTGGCGGGCGGTTGCGTGGTTCTCTTCTTCGGCACTGCGCTCATGGACGGAGACTGGCCGAGATTCGGCTTTGCCTGCGCGGCTGCCTTGGTCGCGTACGGTCTCGCGTCTCTGGTCCAGCTCTGCGCGCCGGACCACACGGGAGGAGGCGATACGGCACTGTACGGCGCTCTCACAATGTTCCTCGGATGGTTCGGATGGGACTGCTTACTGCGGGGCCTGCTATTCGCCAGCGGACTCACCGCGGTGGTCGCCCTCGTAGTCGCGGTGTCGTCCAAGAGCATGAACTCCACGTTCGCCGCCGGTCCGTCGCTGCTCGGCGGAGCGTTGTTGAGCGTCGTCGTGGCATAGACAGATCGGTGACCGCGCTTGGACGGAATGGTCGCGCATGGACTCGGCCGGCTTTGGGGAGGAAATCGTGAGCAAACTCAGTACTCGGCGAGCACTGCCAGCTGTTCTGGCCGGAGCGGCGGTGCTGCTGTTGGTGGGCTGCAGCGGCGGCACCGACCAGGTTTCGCCGTCGTCACCGAATCTGTCCGCGCCGCCTCAGGAGGCGAGTTCTGCGGGCCACGACGAGCGGTCAGCGGTCGAGGCGGCCTACTCCGCTTTCTGGTCCCGGACCCTCCAGACCGACGACGAGCCCGAAGACAGCTGGCGTGCCGCGATGGCGGCGGTGGCGGTGGATCCCCAGCTCACCACGACGCTGAACGCGATGCGCGCTCAGAAGCAAGCCGGGATCAAGGTCTATGGCGACGTCACCGCGCGGATTCAATCGGTTCAGGTCGACGGCGCATCCGCCATAGTGAGGGATTGCCAGGACGCGTCGCGCACGGGGCAGGCGGATGCGGCGACCGGTGATCCGAAAACCGTCGGGGTGCCGAGGAACCCGGTGAGCGCCGACCTGAAGCGGGACAGCTCGGACGGCCGGTGGCGAGTCGCTAAGGTCGCGTTCCCCGGCGGGACATGCTGATGATCCGACGAGTAAGCACGCGTGCGACTTCGATGGGCCTAGCCTGCCTGATCGGAGGAACGGTCCTCGTCACGCCCCAAGCGCACGCCACGGTGCCACCGACCGCCGATGACGGTCAGGTCATCGTGGTGCCGGGCGACTCGTCGGGGCTTGTCGCTCCTCCGACGGTCGACATGGAGGCGCTGCGGCAGCGGGGACAGGCTCCTGTCCGGCCAGGCGGACCGGGAAGGAGACCATCGGGTCAGGACCGGCGGGCGGCAGCAGATAGCGGAGCACAGGCGCCGTCGGACGGGCTTCCTGCCGGTTGTTCGCTCGGCGGTTTCGGTGTTGGTGGTTCACCTGGCGTAGGTCGTGCAGGTGGCAGTGCGTTCGGGATCCGTTGTCTTCCCTCGCTTCCTGTCGACGAACTCGCGGCTTCAGGTGGACCGGCAGCTCCGCCTTTGCCGACGCCTGCGGAACTCGCTGCGCGCGCATTCGAGCAGCTGCGGTTGCCGTTGCCGGTTCCCCGGCACTCGCCGGACGTGCGGTTGCCCGGTGGTCGGACCGCCACGATCGTTGGGGAGAACACCTGGATCTGGACCGATCGAAGCGTGTGGAAACCGGCGGTCGAGCGGGTACAGGCCGGCCCGGTGTGGGCCGAAGTGACCGCGACACCGACGGGAATGACGTTCAACTCGGGGTCCGGCGGGTCGATGGCCTGTTCGGGGCCAGGGACGCCGTATGACCGGTCCCGTGGGTTGCATGCCGCCAGTCCCGATTGCGGTTTCGTGTACACCCGTAGTTCGGTCGGGCAGCCCAACGATCAGACCACCGCGGAGTGGGCGATCCAGTGGTCGGTGAGCTGGATCGGCTCGGACGGGACAGGCTCCGTCGGCGGCGACTTCCCGCTGATGCAGTCCCGGGCGAGAGCGACGTTCGCCGTCGCCGAGGTTCAGGCCCTGCGCGCGAAGTAGAACCGCGCTCTGCGAAAGAAATTGACGGCATTCTAGACGTCGTTAAGTCGCACTTAAGAATTGTGGAGGAATACCGCAATGGGTACCGCTTTGTCTTTTTCGCGCCCACCGAGAGCGCACGGCAGCGACCCGGCGTTCGCTGAACAACTCGGCGACGACGAGCCGCCGCGGGTGCCACGGCGACGGCGCTGGTGGTTGTTGGGGGTCGCGGTGGTGCTGGCCGCGGTCGTCGCGTTCGGCAACTACGCCCTGATCGCTGGGCAGGACGACCGTGTCGATGTCCTCGCGCTGACCCGTGAGGTGAGCTGGGGGCAGACGATCGGAGAGGGCGATCTCGGTGTGGTTAAGGCAGTGCCGGACCAGTCGCTGGCCTTCATCCCGGTCGGTGACAAAGCCAGGGTCGTGGGGCAGGTCGCGCGGTCGCTCCTTTCCGCCGGGACGGTGCTGGCGCCTGGGCAGCTGTCCGGGCAGCCGATCCCGGGGCCGGGAGAGCGGCTGGTTGGGCTTCCCGTGCGGCCGGGGCATCTACCAGCCCGTGGTCTGTCGGCTGGGGATTTGGTGCAGGTCACTCCGATCGCGGTCAGCAACGGGCCGGACGTTGGGCAGTCGCCGGCGAGCACGTCCGGTCCGTTTCGTGCGCGGGTGCTCGGCGTCGGCCCGCCGGATTCCACCGGCGCGGTGACGGTCGATGTCGTCGTCGTCGGCGCTGACGCCGCGCATGCCGCGACCAGTGCCTCCGCGGGGCAGGTCGTCCTGGTCCAGCTCGGGCCGGGCGCGTGAAAGAGACCGGCTGTCGAAAGGGATTGGTGAGAGAGATGGCGATGATCGCGATCGTGTCGGGGAAGGGATCGCCCGGCGGGACCACGTCGCTGGCCGCGTTGGCGGCGGCGTGGCCGGCGCCGGTGCTGCTGGCCGACTGCGACCCCGCCGGGGGTGACTTGGCACTGGGCTGGCTGGGGCATTGGGTGGTGAACGGGTTTCTCCGTACTGATGTCGGTGTGTTGTCACATTTCATCGCGACCCGGCACGCGACGGCAGGGGACCCAGGGTCGCTGATCGAGCACGTGCAGGCGGCGCCTCCGGCGCGGCATGTCGGCCTGCTGGCCGGGCTGAGTACACCGGGCCAGCACACCGCGGTCGGCACGGCCGGATGGACCCGACTGACCGTGGCGTTGGCCGCGTTCAAGACCGTGGCCGGGCATCCGGCTGACGCGCTGGTCGACCTGGGCCGTTTCAGCTCGGCGACACCGTGGCCGGTGCTGCTCGCGGCGGATCTCGTGCTGGTCGCGGTGCGCCCGACGCAGCGGCATGTGCTGGCCGCGCGTCCCGTTCTGGCCGAGCTCGCCGAGCGGATTCTGCCGCAACGGCTGGGGCTGGCCGTCTGCGCGACAACGCCCGCAGGCACCCGCGAAGTCCGCGTGGCGCTGGGACGGGAGGCCGCGGTGGAAGTCCCGATGGCCGCGCGGACGGCGGCGGTGTTCTCCGACGGCATCGACGGAGGAACGCCTCCGCACCGATCGCCACTGCTACGCACAGCGCGCCGCGTCGCGCGGCGCCTGCACGGCACCTACCACACCTACACGCCGAGCGAACCGCGCATTCCGGCCACTGCCGCACCCTTCCACCTACTTCCCGGAGGTGCACGATGACGTTGCCGCGCAACGGGTTCCGCCCTGCAGATGATCCAGCGACGCCGCCGTATCCCGTGACATTGCCGCCACCCCGCAGCAACTCGGCGGAACCCGCAACAGCGATACCGCGGACACCACCGCAGGACAGTGTGCTGACCGGGCGGATCGATCCCGAAGTTGTTCGGGAGATCCGGGAAGCGGTCGCTGCCCGGCTGGAACGCGTCGCGGCAGGCGAGTCCTATGTAGACACACCTCTGACGGCCGAGGAACAGCAGGCACGGATGCGTGCCTACGTGGCCGACGAGGTCGCCGGCTGGGTGCAACGCCGCGCGACCGCCGGACACGCGCCGCTGCCCGTTGCCGACGAACGCCGGCTGACCCGGGCGGTCGTCGCGGCGCTGTCCGGGCTGGGCGCCTTGGAAGAGCTGTTGGAACGCGACGATGTCGAGAACATTCACGTGCACGGCTGTGACCGGATCCTGCTGGAGCTGGCGGACGGCACGGTCGAGCAGTGGCCGCACCCGGTGGCCGACACCGACGCCGATCTGGTGGAGATGTTGGCGGCGATGTTCGCCCGCCAGGGCCAGACTTCCCGGGAGTTCAACGCCGGGCGTCCGCTGGGGAACCTGCGGATCGGCGCGGGTGGCCCGTTGGGGGCGCGGGTGGCCGCGGTGATGGAGGTGTCCGACCGGCCGCGAGTGGCGATCCGCCGCCACCGGCTGGTCGACGTCGGCCTGAACGATCTCGTGGTCAACGGCACGCTCGATCCCTTGCTCAGCGCTTTCCTGCAGTCGGCGGTGCGGGCGGGCTGCAACGTGATCGTCTCCGGTGGCCCGGCCGCGGGCAAGACGACGTTGCTGCGCGCGTTGTGCGCGGAGATCCCGGACTACGAGCACGTTGTCACGGTGGAGGAGGAGTACGAACTCGGGTTGCACATCGGCGCCCGGCCCTTGGTCACACCCTTGGAGGCCCGTCCGGCGAACTCGGAGGGGATCGGGGAGATCTCCTTGGACGACCTGCTGAAGCAGACGCTGCGGCACTCGCCGAGCCGGGTGATCGTCGGGGAAGTCCGGGCCGGGGAAGTGACCGCGATGCTGCGCGCGCTCGGGAACGGCGCCACGGGCGGCATGTGCACCTTGCATGCCACGAGCGCTACGGCGGTGTTCGACCGGATCGGCGCGCTCGGGCAGCTCGCTCATCCGCCGCTGGCGATCGAGGCCGCTTACCAGTGGACTGCCTCTGCGATCGACCTCGTCGTGCACGTCGCCCGCGCCGACCACGCCACGGCTGGTGGGCGGCGCAGGCAGCGGTTCGTCACCGAGATCATCGAGGTCGGCCCGGTCGGGGATTCCGGCCGACCGGACACCACAAGGATCTTCGCCCCTCGCCCCGAAGACGGCCGCGCTGTCCCGGCCTACCCACCAAGCCGTGACCTGCTGGAGCGCTTGACGAGGCACGGGGTCGACCGCCACCTGTTCGACACCTCCGGAGCCGACACCTGGCAGTCCACTGAGCTGCCGGGCGGAGGAAGGCGATGACGGGCGTCTGGGCGGGCCTGCTCGGCGTCGTCGCGGCGGCGGCGATCGCCTGCGCTGTTGCGGCCTTCCGCCCGCCCGCTGCGCGGTCGACGACACCGCG carries:
- a CDS encoding SAF domain-containing protein, which encodes MGTALSFSRPPRAHGSDPAFAEQLGDDEPPRVPRRRRWWLLGVAVVLAAVVAFGNYALIAGQDDRVDVLALTREVSWGQTIGEGDLGVVKAVPDQSLAFIPVGDKARVVGQVARSLLSAGTVLAPGQLSGQPIPGPGERLVGLPVRPGHLPARGLSAGDLVQVTPIAVSNGPDVGQSPASTSGPFRARVLGVGPPDSTGAVTVDVVVVGADAAHAATSASAGQVVLVQLGPGA
- a CDS encoding CpaF family protein, yielding MRAYVADEVAGWVQRRATAGHAPLPVADERRLTRAVVAALSGLGALEELLERDDVENIHVHGCDRILLELADGTVEQWPHPVADTDADLVEMLAAMFARQGQTSREFNAGRPLGNLRIGAGGPLGARVAAVMEVSDRPRVAIRRHRLVDVGLNDLVVNGTLDPLLSAFLQSAVRAGCNVIVSGGPAAGKTTLLRALCAEIPDYEHVVTVEEEYELGLHIGARPLVTPLEARPANSEGIGEISLDDLLKQTLRHSPSRVIVGEVRAGEVTAMLRALGNGATGGMCTLHATSATAVFDRIGALGQLAHPPLAIEAAYQWTASAIDLVVHVARADHATAGGRRRQRFVTEIIEVGPVGDSGRPDTTRIFAPRPEDGRAVPAYPPSRDLLERLTRHGVDRHLFDTSGADTWQSTELPGGGRR
- a CDS encoding winged helix-turn-helix transcriptional regulator, which translates into the protein MGGENISYQQRVNDAVSILRGQWTISVLAALALGELPYKELLTAVNTAEHRPGGGGRAPLSDRVFTDTLKRAQAHCLINKLSDPRRSGVSVYELTSKGRALLRAVRPLVEWAQEYEDQDDHAAVRVD
- a CDS encoding MFS transporter — translated: MAEQGKSGFSMPLRVREFRSLWIAELVSIVGDQVARVALSLMVFAQTSSAVLTALTYGLTFVPSVAGGFLLSGLADRFPRRTVIVVADIVRAVLASLMAIPTMSLPALWVCVGLLSVVAGPFKAAHMSLIPQILARDDEYAAGVALRQFTTQAAQLAGFAGGGLLLVVVEPHVGMLLNSATFLCSAVLVLAGVRARPAARGQSAAGEHRSGDLGHRGELAVLFGLACLLGLYIVPEGLAVPYASELGIAAWGVGLLLAADPAGSAIGAWLTTRIRIPTSPFAAIVLAAVAGLALVVCGLGPGLPVSVALWALSGALSTAYLIQTQTMVVGVVPDRHLGRVMGRMATCMYCSQGIAVVLAGLAAESIGSFRAVAGAGLIAAVLALALLGMWNWTGSRRRRGNRSERVADSPHHSFPATTSTSSQETDCADGSPTEAGATPTAVGPSGDASAASMKGEDHRTSGRARSVVRRNRRATKARLFALRPRVVAFVVGVVTAAVVTTVVVAVNSSVTLTGWIEFGVLLAAGLVVAEATRYIERIRRQLSDTPHVNMSSVSILAVTMLAGPALGAAAVVLLYLHLWWRTWRWTSGVPIYRAVFNASVMILSVYAAWIVVHAVPHGQILDIVRPQDLIGPALVIATFWTMNSVLVGAVIALEDGERSWARLLGSWSDNALEIVTLCIGVLTAALMIWRPWLIAFVLPTVYVLHRSVLVKHLEQAATTDRKTGLLNATSWRSLSERAFGKAQRYRTSVAVLMLDLDSFKRINDTHGHLVGDRVLQAVADTVRRQVRAYDLTGRFGGEEFVILLPDAAVDDAVNVAERICAAVRALSFGEEGERLAELRVSVSIGVAQYPGVGQDLEELLLAADNAMFAAKQAGRDRVCVVKGAPPSSRVPQADHR
- a CDS encoding A24 family peptidase produces the protein MGSIMVVAVGTGSFVAGPAMLAAAKRTTGTALMAGLWTQVASAVAMSAATVAASWIGWLRLGATPSWLVWCWVCALGVGLALTDLRCRRLPFPMVMALAGGCVVLFFGTALMDGDWPRFGFACAAALVAYGLASLVQLCAPDHTGGGDTALYGALTMFLGWFGWDCLLRGLLFASGLTAVVALVVAVSSKSMNSTFAAGPSLLGGALLSVVVA